The sequence TGGTGTTCGACCACGCCAACCGGGCGCTGGGGCTGCATGAGCCGGTGCTGTTGCTTCTGGGGCGGGGGGCGTTTCCGCTGTTCGCCCTGCTGTGGGGGTACAACCTGGCGTCGCGGCCTGTCCGGCAGGCGCAGGCGACCCGGCTGTGGATATGGGCCGTGGTTGCGCAGCCGGGCTATTGGCTGGTAATGCGTCATGACGGGCTGGCGTTCACCGATCCGAATATTTTGTTCCTGTTCGCTGCCGTGACACAGGCGCTGGCGGTGGCGTCGTTGCCGATGCGCAAGGGCGCACCTAACCCGGTATTGGCAGGCGGCGTTTTGCTGGCGCTGTGGTGGGCGTATGGCGCCACAGACGGCAGCTACGGTACTGCCGGCGTTCTGTTGCTGTTGGCCAGTTATGGGCT comes from Serratia marcescens subsp. marcescens ATCC 13880 and encodes:
- a CDS encoding TraX family protein, which gives rise to MAMFDPHSGKLQQVREVVRFTPLQQDVLKFLALMLMVFDHANRALGLHEPVLLLLGRGAFPLFALLWGYNLASRPVRQAQATRLWIWAVVAQPGYWLVMRHDGLAFTDPNILFLFAAVTQALAVASLPMRKGAPNPVLAGGVLLALWWAYGATDGSYGTAGVLLLLASYGLCVSLPGYVTAVWPVRGLAIVAWPLLVLMLNAELGGTMMLAGLLLPALLILGTLPLATAFNQRRLLPRGFFLQTYVAHLLALGLAGVFLH